Proteins encoded by one window of Acinonyx jubatus isolate Ajub_Pintada_27869175 chromosome X, VMU_Ajub_asm_v1.0, whole genome shotgun sequence:
- the LOC106989771 gene encoding transcription factor SPT20 homolog — MQQALERALDRAEYVIASAQQRPPKRKGSASGGASLDEKLYDLYVEECGKEPEATEELRSNVNLLEKLLRRESLPCLVVNLYPGKEGYSLMLEGENGSYSETIRLPYEEGELLEYLDAEQLPPALVDLLEKSQVNFFHSGCVIAQVRDYRQCSREPPGYASRHVLLRPTMQTLACDVQSMTSDDQTWTQEDRLLLESQLILATAEPLCLDPSVSVACTANRLLYNKQKMNTGPMKRSFKRYSAPSLNRQQELSHRPPPAELRVWASCKKSRERQAGPQHDLKISKAGNCVDMWKQRPCDLAVPSGVDVQKYARGKKSARYDGSPPTAWPAHKVEGDSVLGYEAGGESQTAQLTSVQPPNDPPLCGRRRPCKEARREGQGSPPHSSTDDHPDSVRPGSKTDAGTEAIRSAVLVQRKAKCPATASHGSSGPASLSQPPPGKETAQPETVSVWSSVLGKGVSHPPLRFRPSWSSGGTRSGNSFTPVEARGFFKSPAPAPAPAPAPAPQPPSLSQNSSVDVNRVSMFPAAALSSSSSPQGTLAPLVTANSQQSSAGATRGSTLPAATLSTAGSSQTTLAPPVTANSQQSPVRVIRVSMLPAATLSTAGSSQTTLAPPVTASSQKPFAKQVTQVSMFPAATLPTTGSSQRSLATQVTARSPGPNIIQLAGPVCGAQALARGSRPGQGSTAGATDPAGIQPGSLPSGARPPNAVRTAAQAASPVRVQFFLKNASGLKPVTLLELPQGSLPLNAQQQPEQRLYQLIPQEQLQQASASGPWQPVPRGPGARGPAPPETASPAQQAVVLNLLGQGRGRGQGRGQRQGQGQGSLLQPQAAVLSLLGCAAENQGRARPSGPRHTLQLSPASQPWPQQQAQQHRILQHPVAVTTVATQTAQPSWGQRAASQSEGKKNRGPPSPPRS, encoded by the coding sequence ATGCAGCAGGCTTTAGAACGAGCTCTGGACCGTGCGGAGTATGTCATTGCCAGTGCCCAGCAGAGGCCTCCTAAAAGGAAAGGCTCAGCGAGTGGGGGCGCATCTCTGGATGAAAAACTTTATGACCTATATGTGGAAGAATGCGGGAAAGAGCCTGAGGCTACGGAGGAATTAAGAAGCAACGTGAACTTGTTGGAGAAGCTCCTGAGGAGAGAGTCGTTGCCGTGCTTAGTGGTCAACCTATACCCAGGAAAGGAGGGATATTCGCTGATGCTCGAGGGCGAAAATGGATCCTATTCGGAGACCATTCGACTGCCTTACGAAGAAGGGGAGTTGCTCGAATACTTGGATGCTGAACAATTGCCTCCTGCTCTGGTGGATCTCCTGGAAAAATCTCAGGTTAACTTTTTTCACTCTGGGTGTGTCATAGCCCAGGTACGGGACTACCGGCAGTGCAGTCGGGAACCTCCCGGCTACGCGAGCAGGCACGTTCTCCTGCGGCCAACGATGCAGACGTTAGCCTGCGACGTGCAGTCCATGACCAGCGATGACCAGACCTGGACCCAGGAAGACAGGCTTTTGCTGGAGAGCCAGCTGATCTTAGCCACGGCCGAACCTCTGTGTCTTGATCCTTCTGTATCAGTAGCCTGCACTGCAAACAGGCTGCTCTATAACAAGCAAAAGATGAACACTGGCCCCATGAAAAGGAGCTTCAAGAGGTATTCTGCACCCTCCCTGAACCGGCAGCAGGAGCTGTCTCATCGTCCACCTCCTGCTGAGCTGAGAGTATGGGCCTCTtgcaagaaaagcagagaaaggcaAGCGGGTCCGCAGCACGACCTCAAAATTTCTAAAGCGGGGAACTGCGTCGATATGTGGAAACAGAGACCCTGTGACTTGGCCGTACCTTCCGGAGTGGACGTGCAGAAATACGCCAGGGGGAAGAAATCCGCCAGATACGATGGCTCGCCACCAACGGCCTGGCCAGCCCACAAGGTAGAAGGTGATTCCGTATTGGGCTATGAAGCTGGCGGTGAGTCTCAGACAGCGCAGCTGACTTCCGTGCAGCCGCCGAATGACCCACCTTTGTGTGGAAGAAGAAGGCCCTGCAAAGAAGCCAGACGTGAGGGACAGGGGTCTCCTCCGCACTCCTCCACAGACGACCATCCAGACAGTGTCCGGCCTGGCTCAAAGACGGATGCTGGGACGGAAGCCATTCGGTCAGCTGTCTTGGTCCAGCGCAAGGCCAAGTGTCCCGCCACCGCGTCACACGGCTCCAGTGGCCCAGCCAGCCTCAGCCAGCCGCCTCCCGGGAAAGAAACAGCACAGCCTGAGACGGTGTCGGTTTGGTCTTCAGTCCTGGGGAAGGGAGTCAGCCATCCACCTCTACGCTTCAGACCTTCCTGGAGCTCAGGAGGGACTCGGTCGGGCAACAGTTTCACCCCAGTGGAGGCAAGAGGCTTCTTTAAATCTccagctcctgctcctgctcccgcTCCCGCTCCTGCTCCTCAGCCCCCGAGTCTTTCCCAGAATTCGTCTGTGGACGTGAATCGAGTGAGCATGTTTCCCGCAGCCGCCCTGTCCAGCAGCAGCTCGCCACAAGGAACCCTGGCCCCCCTGGTCACGGCCAACTCCCAGCAGTCCTCTGCGGGAGCGACTCGAGGTAGCACGCTTCCTGCAGCCACACTGTCCACCGCCGGCTCATCACAGACAACCCTGGCCCCCCCGGTCACGGCCAACTCCCAGCAATCCCCTGTGAGAGTGATTCGAGTTAGCATGCTTCCTGCAGCCACACTGTCCACCGCCGGCTCATCACAGACAACCCTGGCCCCCCCGGTCACGGCCAGCTCCCAGAAACCCTTTGCGAAACAGGTGACTCAAGTTAGCATGTTTCCCGCGGCCACCCTACCCACTACCGGCTCATCACAAAGAAGCCTGGCCACCCAGGTCACGGCCCGCTCCCCTGGCCCCAACATCATCCAGCTGGCGGGCCCGGTCTGTGGAGCCCAGGCTTTGGCGAGGGGTTCCAGGCCCGGGCAGGGCTCTACCGCTGGGGCCACAGATCCTGCGGGAATCCAGCCCGGCAGCCTGCCCTCGGGAGCTCGGCCACCAAATGCAGTGCGCACTGCAGCACAGGCTGCGTCTCCAGTCCGcgttcagttttttttaaaaaatgcttcaggCCTCAAGCCGGTGACTCTGCTGGAGCTTCCGCAAGGTTCGCTCCCTTTGAACGCCCAGCAGCAGCCAGAGCAGCGGCTCTATCAGTTGATTCCACAAGAACAACTTCAGCAAGCCTCCGCTTCTGGTCCTTGGCAGCCAGTGCCACGGGGTCCCGGTGCCCGAGGCCCAGCCCCTCCAGAGACGGCCTCACCTGCTCAGCAGGCCGTTGTCCTGAACCTCCTGGGACAGGGACGGGGCCGGGGACAGGGacggggacagagacagggacagggacaggggagTTTGCTGCAGCCCCAGGCAGCTGTGTTGTCTCTGCTTGGCTGTGCTGCAGAGAACCAGGGAAGAGCCCGGCCGAGCGGCCCTCGGCACACGCTGCAGCTGTCCCCTGCCTCGCAGCCGTGGCCACAGCAGCAGGCGCAACAGCATAGAATCTTGCAGCACCCGGTGGCCGTGACAACTGTAGCCACCCAGACGGCTCAGCCTTCTTGGGGCCAGCGGGCCGCAAGCCAGTCCgaaggtaaaaagaacaga
- the LOC113597740 gene encoding transcription factor SPT20 homolog has translation MQQALERALDRAEYVIASAQQRPPKRKGSASGGASLDEKLYDLYVEECGKEPEATEELRSNVNLLEKLLRRESLPCLVVNLYPGKEGYSLMLEGENGSYSETIRLPYEEGELLEYLDAEQLPPALVDLLEKSQVNFFHSGCVIAQVRDYRQCSREPPGYASRHVLLRPTMQTLACDVQSMTSDDQTWTQEDRLLLESQLILATAEPLCLDPSVSVACTANRLLYNKQKMNTGPMKRSFKRYSAPSLNRQQELSHRPPPAELRVWASCKKSRERQAGPQHDLKISKAGNCVDMWKQRPCDLAVPSGVDVQKYARGKKSARYDGSPPTAWPAHKVEGDSVLGYEAGGESQTAQLTSVQPPNDPPLCGRRRPCKEARREGQGSPPHSSTDDHPDSVRPGSKTDAGTEAIRSAVLVQRKAKCPATASHGSSGPASLSQPPPGKETAQPETVSVWSSVLGKGVSHPPLRFRPSWSSGGTRSGNSFTPVEARGFFKSPAPAPAPAPAPAPQPPSLSQNSSVDVNRVSMFPAAALSSSSSPQGTLAPLVTANSQQSSAGATRGSTLPAATLSTAGSSQTTLAPPVTANSQQSPVRVIRVSMLPAATLSTAGSSQTTLAPPVTASSQKPFAKQVTQVSMFPAATLPTTGSSQRSLATQVTARSPGPNIIQLAGPVCGAQALARGSRPGQGSTAGATDPAGIQPGSLPSGARPPNAVRTAAQAASPVRVQFFLKNASGLKPVTLLELPQGSLPLNAQQQPEQRLYQLIPQEQLQQASASGPWQPVPRGPGARGPAPPETASPAQQAVVLNLLGQGRGRGQGRGQRQGQGQGSLLQPQAAVLSLLGCAAENQGRARPSGPRHTLQLSPASQPWPQQQAQQHRILQHPVAVTTVATQTAQPSWGQRAASQSEGKKNRGPPSPPRS, from the coding sequence ATGCAGCAGGCTTTAGAACGAGCTCTGGACCGTGCGGAGTATGTCATTGCCAGTGCCCAGCAGAGGCCTCCTAAAAGGAAAGGCTCAGCGAGTGGGGGCGCATCTCTGGATGAAAAACTTTATGACCTATATGTGGAAGAATGCGGGAAAGAGCCTGAGGCTACGGAGGAATTAAGAAGCAACGTGAACTTGTTGGAGAAGCTCCTGAGGAGAGAGTCGTTGCCGTGCTTAGTGGTCAACCTATACCCAGGAAAGGAGGGATATTCGCTGATGCTCGAGGGCGAAAATGGATCCTATTCGGAGACCATTCGACTGCCTTACGAAGAAGGGGAGTTGCTCGAATACTTGGATGCTGAACAATTGCCTCCTGCTCTGGTGGATCTCCTGGAAAAATCTCAGGTTAACTTTTTTCACTCTGGGTGTGTCATAGCCCAGGTACGGGACTACCGGCAGTGCAGTCGGGAACCTCCCGGCTACGCGAGCAGGCACGTTCTCCTGCGGCCAACGATGCAGACGTTAGCCTGCGACGTGCAGTCCATGACCAGCGATGACCAGACCTGGACCCAGGAAGACAGGCTTTTGCTGGAGAGCCAGCTGATCTTAGCCACGGCCGAACCGCTGTGTCTTGATCCTTCTGTATCAGTAGCCTGCACTGCAAACAGGCTGCTCTATAACAAGCAAAAGATGAACACTGGCCCCATGAAAAGGAGCTTCAAGAGGTATTCTGCACCCTCCCTGAACCGGCAGCAGGAGCTGTCTCATCGTCCACCTCCTGCTGAGCTGAGAGTATGGGCCTCTtgcaagaaaagcagagaaaggcaAGCGGGTCCGCAGCACGACCTCAAAATTTCTAAAGCGGGGAACTGCGTCGATATGTGGAAACAGAGACCCTGTGACTTGGCCGTACCTTCCGGAGTGGACGTGCAGAAATACGCCAGGGGGAAGAAATCCGCCAGATACGATGGCTCGCCACCAACGGCCTGGCCAGCCCACAAGGTAGAAGGTGATTCCGTATTGGGCTATGAAGCTGGCGGTGAGTCTCAGACAGCGCAGCTGACTTCCGTGCAGCCGCCGAATGACCCACCTTTGTGTGGAAGAAGAAGGCCCTGCAAAGAAGCCAGACGTGAGGGACAGGGGTCTCCTCCGCACTCCTCCACAGACGACCATCCAGACAGTGTCCGGCCTGGCTCAAAGACGGATGCTGGGACGGAAGCCATTCGGTCAGCTGTCTTGGTCCAGCGCAAGGCCAAGTGTCCCGCCACCGCGTCACACGGCTCCAGTGGCCCAGCCAGCCTCAGCCAGCCGCCTCCCGGGAAAGAAACAGCACAGCCTGAGACGGTGTCGGTTTGGTCTTCAGTCCTGGGGAAGGGAGTCAGCCATCCACCTCTACGCTTCAGACCTTCCTGGAGCTCAGGAGGGACTCGGTCGGGCAACAGTTTCACCCCAGTGGAGGCAAGAGGCTTCTTTAAATCTccagctcctgctcctgctcccgcTCCCGCTCCTGCTCCTCAGCCCCCGAGTCTTTCCCAGAATTCGTCTGTGGACGTGAATCGAGTGAGCATGTTTCCCGCAGCCGCCCTGTCCAGCAGCAGCTCGCCACAAGGAACCCTGGCCCCCCTGGTCACGGCCAACTCCCAGCAGTCCTCTGCGGGAGCGACTCGAGGTAGCACGCTTCCTGCAGCCACACTGTCCACCGCCGGCTCATCACAGACAACCCTGGCCCCCCCGGTCACGGCCAACTCCCAGCAATCCCCTGTGAGAGTGATTCGAGTTAGCATGCTTCCTGCAGCCACACTGTCCACCGCCGGCTCATCACAGACAACCCTGGCCCCCCCGGTCACGGCCAGCTCCCAGAAACCCTTTGCGAAACAGGTGACTCAAGTTAGCATGTTTCCCGCGGCCACCCTACCCACTACCGGCTCATCACAAAGAAGCCTGGCCACCCAGGTCACGGCCCGCTCCCCTGGCCCCAACATCATCCAGCTGGCGGGCCCGGTCTGTGGAGCCCAGGCTTTGGCGAGGGGTTCCAGGCCCGGGCAGGGCTCTACCGCTGGGGCCACAGATCCTGCGGGAATCCAGCCCGGCAGCCTGCCCTCGGGAGCTCGGCCACCAAATGCAGTGCGCACTGCAGCACAGGCTGCGTCTCCAGTCCGcgttcagttttttttaaaaaatgcttcaggCCTCAAGCCGGTGACTCTGCTGGAGCTTCCGCAAGGTTCGCTCCCTTTGAACGCCCAGCAGCAGCCAGAGCAGCGGCTCTATCAGTTGATTCCACAAGAACAACTTCAGCAAGCCTCCGCTTCTGGTCCTTGGCAGCCAGTGCCACGGGGTCCCGGTGCCCGAGGCCCAGCCCCTCCAGAGACGGCCTCACCTGCTCAGCAGGCCGTTGTCCTGAACCTCCTGGGACAGGGACGGGGCCGGGGACAGGGacggggacagagacagggacagggacaggggagTTTGCTGCAGCCCCAGGCAGCTGTGTTGTCTCTGCTTGGCTGTGCTGCAGAGAACCAGGGAAGAGCCCGGCCGAGCGGCCCTCGGCACACGCTGCAGCTGTCCCCTGCCTCGCAGCCGTGGCCACAGCAGCAGGCGCAACAGCATAGAATCTTGCAGCACCCGGTGGCCGTGACAACTGTAGCCACCCAGACGGCTCAGCCTTCTTGGGGCCAGCGGGCCGCAAGCCAGTCCgaaggtaaaaagaacagaggccCGCCTTCCCCTCCCAGATCCTGA